The Pleuronectes platessa chromosome 13, fPlePla1.1, whole genome shotgun sequence genome includes a window with the following:
- the bcl10 gene encoding B-cell lymphoma/leukemia 10 isoform X2, whose translation MDVPQITEDEMAEIKKDVLTRLRHYLCEKIRAERHVDYLRSRRILTRDDAEEISCRTTQTKRTAMLLDHLADNPRGLDALIDSIRELRSQNFIVTRITDEVQKAKNEKMESLRGASSSDSQLCTPSSTSDPTATFSNNSTMLFHPDGERSTTSSDVVGSLTLPSIQRCGDLSSVAVANMDVASSTTSSSLPRPGDPGAPPLPDEGIVESPSNIDVGGSGCTSSGGDPNFQPLRSRSLTPTSNPKMF comes from the exons ATGGACGTTCCTCAGATCACTGAAGATGAGATGGCAGAGATCAAAAAAGAC GTGCTGACCAGACTGCGGCACTACCTCTGTGAAAAGATCCGGGCCGAGCGCCACGTCGACTACCTGCGCTCTCGTAGGATCCTGACACGGGATGATGCAGAGGAAATCAGCTGCAGGACCACGCAAACCAAGAGGACGGCCATGTTGTTGGACCACCTGGCCGACAACCCCCGGGGCCTGGACGCCTTGATTGATTCCATTCGGGAGTTGCGCTCACAAAACTTTATCGTCACCAGGATCACGGACGAGGTGCAAAAGGCCAAAAACGAGAAGATGGAGTCTCTCAGGG GTGCTTCCAGTTCTGACAGCCAACTTTGCACTCCAAGCTCGACCAGCGACCCCACGGcaacattttcaaacaactCCACCATGCTCTTCCACCCAGACGGAGAACGAAGCACTACCTCCTCAGACGTAGTCGGCTCACTCACCCTGCCGTCGATACAGAGATGTGGAGACTTGTCCTCTGTGGCTGTTGCTAACATGGACGTAGCGTCCTCCACTACCTCCTCCAGCCTCCCGAGGCCGGGAGACCCCGGAGCTCCCCCGCTGCCTGATGAGGGGATCGTGGAGTCCCCCTCCAACATAGACGTCGGGGGGTCGGGGTGCACCAGCAGTGGCGGGGACCCGAACTTCCAGCCACTGCGCTCGCGCTCGCTGACTCCAACGTCAAACCCCAAAATGTTTTAA
- the bcl10 gene encoding B-cell lymphoma/leukemia 10 isoform X1 → MDVPQITEDEMAEIKKDVLTRLRHYLCEKIRAERHVDYLRSRRILTRDDAEEISCRTTQTKRTAMLLDHLADNPRGLDALIDSIRELRSQNFIVTRITDEVQKAKNEKMESLRAGASSSDSQLCTPSSTSDPTATFSNNSTMLFHPDGERSTTSSDVVGSLTLPSIQRCGDLSSVAVANMDVASSTTSSSLPRPGDPGAPPLPDEGIVESPSNIDVGGSGCTSSGGDPNFQPLRSRSLTPTSNPKMF, encoded by the exons ATGGACGTTCCTCAGATCACTGAAGATGAGATGGCAGAGATCAAAAAAGAC GTGCTGACCAGACTGCGGCACTACCTCTGTGAAAAGATCCGGGCCGAGCGCCACGTCGACTACCTGCGCTCTCGTAGGATCCTGACACGGGATGATGCAGAGGAAATCAGCTGCAGGACCACGCAAACCAAGAGGACGGCCATGTTGTTGGACCACCTGGCCGACAACCCCCGGGGCCTGGACGCCTTGATTGATTCCATTCGGGAGTTGCGCTCACAAAACTTTATCGTCACCAGGATCACGGACGAGGTGCAAAAGGCCAAAAACGAGAAGATGGAGTCTCTCAGGG CAGGTGCTTCCAGTTCTGACAGCCAACTTTGCACTCCAAGCTCGACCAGCGACCCCACGGcaacattttcaaacaactCCACCATGCTCTTCCACCCAGACGGAGAACGAAGCACTACCTCCTCAGACGTAGTCGGCTCACTCACCCTGCCGTCGATACAGAGATGTGGAGACTTGTCCTCTGTGGCTGTTGCTAACATGGACGTAGCGTCCTCCACTACCTCCTCCAGCCTCCCGAGGCCGGGAGACCCCGGAGCTCCCCCGCTGCCTGATGAGGGGATCGTGGAGTCCCCCTCCAACATAGACGTCGGGGGGTCGGGGTGCACCAGCAGTGGCGGGGACCCGAACTTCCAGCCACTGCGCTCGCGCTCGCTGACTCCAACGTCAAACCCCAAAATGTTTTAA
- the LOC128455003 gene encoding 5-beta-cholestane-3-alpha,7-alpha-diol 12-alpha-hydroxylase-like: MGLLLPLLLALLSCLIGGLYLLGVFRRHRSGEPPLDKGLIPWLGHVLEFRRNTLKFIERMKQKHGDVFTVQLGGCYITFLQDPLSFGAFVKESKEKLDNLPFVKQLSRRVFGYVSQVDYRTLLQASSNKYLQGEGLKVLTQAMMDNLENLMSHEIGSAADESSWKEDGLFMYSYNILFRAGYLSLYGNASPKSEEVEEKAKEKDRAESEALFKEFRKYDQLFPDLAYGVLSPRERLETKRLLELFWKTLSVQKMKMKNNVSGWIRDNAQYREENDMKESMINRFMFALLWASQGNTGPASFWLLLFLMKHPEAMKAVKEEIDKVLKESGQEVRLGGPSINLTYEMLKETPILDSALEETLRLCVAPVLSRSVIQDMTLKMADGREYFLRKGDRLAMFPYSAVQTDPELHPDPHSFKYDRFLNPDGSKKTEFYKNGQKVKFYSMPWGSGVSMCPGRFFASNEMKQVVFLVLAYFEIELKNPEEKIPEFDFSRWGFGSMQPNREVQFRYRPTY, from the coding sequence ATGGGACTGCTGCTacctctccttcttgctttaCTCTCCTGTTTGATTGGAGGACTCTACCTACTTGGTGTGTTTCGACGTCACCGATCAGGTGAACCCCCTTTGGATAAGGGGCTCATCCCCTGGCTGGGTCATGTCTTGGAGTTTCGCAGGAACACATTAAAATTCATCGAGAGGATGAAGCAAAAACACGGTGATGTGTTCACAGTGCAGCTGGGAGGGTGTTATATCACATTCCTTCAGGATCCTCTGTCGTTTGGGGCTTTTGTTAAGgagagtaaagaaaaactgGACAACTTACCGTTTGTTAAACAGCTGTCGCGCAGAGTGTTTGGATATGTGTCACAGGTGGATTACCGAACTCTTCTCCAGGCCTCCAGCAACAAGTACCTCCAGGGGGAAGGCCTGAAGGTATTGACACAAGCTATGATGGATAATTTGGAGAATCTGATGTCTCATGAAATCGGCTCAGCAGCAGACGAAAGCAGCTGGAAAGAAGATGGACTGTTTATGTACAGCTACAATATCCTTTTCAGGGCCGGCTACTTATCTCTGTATGGCAATGCATCTCCCAAGTCAGAAGAAGTTGAGGAGAAAgccaaagagaaagacagagcggAATCTGAAGCCTTGTTTAAAGAGTTTCGTAAATATGACCAACTCTTCCCCGACCTGGCTTACGGGGTCCTCTCACCGAGGGAAAGGTTGGAAACAAAGAGGCTGTTGGAACTATTCTGGAAAACTCTGTCGGtgcagaagatgaagatgaagaacaacGTCAGTGGCTGGATCAGGGACAATGCCCAGTATCGAGAGGAGAATGATATGAAGGAATCAATGATAAACAGATTCATGTTCGCGCTGCTTTGGGCCTCTCAGGGCAACACAGGGCCAGCTTCATTCtggctgctcctcttcctcatgaaACACCCAGAAGCCATGAAAGCAGTGAAGGAAGAGATTGATAAGGTTCTGAAGGAATCAGGGCAGGAAGTCAGACTCGGTGGCCCTTCTATCAACCTGACCTATGAAATGCTGAAGGAAACACCCATCCTGGACAGTGCTTTGGAAGAGACCCTCCGACTCTGTGTTGCACCTGTCCTCAGCAGATCTGTGATCCAGGATATGACCCTCAAGATGGCAGATGGGCGTGAATACTTCCTCCGCAAAGGTGACAGATTGGCTATGTTTCCTTATTCTGCTGTTCAAACTGACCCAGAGCTCCACCCTGACCCACATTCATTCAAATATGACCGCTTTCTGAATCCTGACGGGAGCAAGAAAACTGAGTTTTACAAGAATGGGCAGAAGGTGAAGTTTTACTCCATGCCCTGGGGCTCTGGGGTCTCCATGTGTCCCGGGCGTTTCTTTGCCTCTAATGAGATGAAGCAGGTTGTTTTCCTGGTGTTGGCCTACTTTGAGATCGAGCTGAAGAATCCTGAGGAGAAGATACCTGAATTCGACTTCAGCCGATGGGGCTTTGGATCCATGCAGCCTAACAGAGAGGTCCAGTTTCGATACCGGCCAACATATTAA
- the mcoln3a gene encoding mucolipin-3, translating to MEDSQPPRSEGMRQNGHCRWSADTLESTVVEDFRRRLKYYFMNPCEKYRARGRKPWKLMLQIVKIAIITIQLVSFGLSNEMMVTFKDENLTAFRHLFLKGYKEHRLGGYALYTKSDVYDHIYYIINRYISLQNLTIGNLAYERVDGESTPLSLCQEFYRNSSIDPGNETFDIDPHIDKDCMSIYPEQTLDNSSSLTHSNFSLDFKRLLSVNIFLTLKTINLQTVRHQELPDCYDFHIMIMFDNHAHSGKIMVDVENDVRIYECRDWKVEGTSGKNDYLLLWFDSVVILGCLTSLILCTRSVIKGIQLQIEFNTFFHAHCNKVVTWSDRMEVVNGWYILIVVSDTLSIAGSVLKIGIQTKFLTNYDVCSILLGTATMLVWVGVIRYLGFFKKYNILILTLRAAFPNVIRFCCCAAMIYLGYCFCGWIVLGPYHDKFRTLDRVTECLFSLINGDDMYATFLRMRDKSYMVWLFSRLYLYSFISLFIYMVLSLFIALINDTYETIRHHQQDKVPVSQLQAFIAECRDQPESGRYQTDEEPASGCCLSPCCCLR from the exons ATGGAGGACTCTCAACCACCGAGGTCAGAGGGGATGAGGCAGAATGGCCACTGCAGGTGGAGCGCTGACACTCTGGAGTCCACAGTGGTGGAAGATTTCAGGCGAAGGCTCAAGTACTACTTCATGAATCCCTGTGAAAAATATAGAGCCAGGGGCCGCAAACCGTGGAAGCTGATGTTGCAAATAGTGAAAATTGCCATTATCACAATCCAG TTAGTGTCTTTTGGCCTGAGCAACGAGATGATGGTCACTTTCAAAGATGAGAATCTCACCGCCTTCAGACATCTGTTCCTCAAAGGATACAAAGAGCACCGTCTTGGAGGCTACGCACTTTACACAAAATCAGACGTTTATGATCACATCTACTACATCATCAACCGG TATATCAGTCTCCAAAACCTGACCATAGGTAATCTTGCATACGAAAGGGTTGACGGGGAGAgcactcctctgtctctctgtcaagAATTTTACAGAAATAGCAGCATTGATCCTGGAAATGAGACCTTCGACATTGATCCACATATTGATAAAG ACTGTATGTCCATTTACCCCGAGCAGACGCTTGACAACAGCAGTTCGCTCACACACTCCAACTTCTCCTTAGACTTCAAAAG gctgCTATCAGTGAACATCTTCCTAACACTGAAAACCATCAATCTGCAGACTGTGCGGCACCAGGAGCTTCCAGACTGTTATGACTTTCATATAATG atCATGTTTGACAACCATGCACACAGTGGAAAGATAATGGTGGATGTTGAAAATGATGTCAGAATCTATGAATGCAGAGACTGGAAAGTAGAGGGCACTT CTGGGAAGAACGATTATCTCCTCCTGTGGTTTGACTCGGTGGTCATCCTCGGCTGCCTCACCTCGCTCATCCTCTGCACCCGATCTGTCATCAAGGGCATCCAGCTCCAGATA GAGTTCAACACATTCTTCCATGCACACTGCAATAAAGTGGTCACTTGGTCGGACCGCATGGAGGTTGTGAATGGCTGGTATATCCTCATCGTTGTCAGCGACACGTTGTCCATCGCTGGGTCAGTGCTCAAAATTGGAATACAGACAAAG TTCCTGACAAACTATGATGTGTGCAGTATCCTTCTGGGAACAGCCACAATGCTCGTCTGGGTCGGTGTGATTCGTTACCTTGGCTTCTTTAAGAAATACAAT ATCTTAATCTTAACCCTGAGAGCCGCGTTCCCAAATGTGATCCGATTCTGCTGTTGTGCGGCCATGATCTACCTGGGCTACTGCTTCTGTGGCTGGATTGTTCTCGGGCCTTACCATGACAAG ttcCGGACACTCGACAGGGTCACAGAGTGCCTCTTCTCTCTCATCAATGGGGACGACATGTACGCGACCTTCCTGAGGATGCGAGACAAGAGCTACATGGTGTGGCTTTTCAGCAGACTCTACCTCTACTCCTTCATCTCGCTCTTCATCTACATGGTGCTCAGCCTGTTCATCGCTCTCATCAACGACACCTACGAGACCATCAGG CATCACCAGCAGGACAAGGTGCCAGTGTCCCAGCTTCAAGCCTTCATAGCTGAGTGCAGGGACCAGCCTGAGTCTGGGAGGTACCAGACTGATGAGGAGCCGGCCTCCGGCTGCTGCCTGTCTCCATGCTGCTGCCTTAGATGA
- the ssx2ipa gene encoding synovial sarcoma, X breakpoint 2 interacting protein a gives MGEWWTSGPTETSMGNYDISSISHVTMSPSRQNNLVSMYPSLALSKSSYNVISAFCTEDNTPQCILYINQELSSLGLSATCIEASSLGGAVLNTVPALNAMYELLQIHRRNMGTLEELEREQLKKSSTLEHMQMNNSRLKDQLEMSIREKSGLHETERQLQLKIKTLQSCLKTDKDEVQKLQSIIASRASQYNHDAKRKEREAAKLKERLGQLLVDRKDKKLAIDVLNCLGRSDGKRSHWKTAKVTTSHEGEMYKSLLSDYEASQKSLMLENAELKKVLQQMKKEMMHILSPRQSRGATAEDSHEQADSDGEEKMGDCSRETLDQSCEHAKEQLTNSIRQQWRKLRSHMEKLDSQATQVQNQLESNKEVIPRETHEYEMEKMRCEVQQCKEFIHAQQQLLHQQLNSSFDDETAALLNDCYTLEEKERLKEEWRLFEEQKRNFERERKNFTDAAIRLGREKKAFEEDRASWLKNQFLNMTPFIDRRRCSSSDGQSALSIRSEPEMRISSTKAELAKSSTYATFSTPKPTHSAAVPSTTELYRTLRLIPDGSSSRHSNGGRRQECSSIEDGDTRAKSKHRVRCGDLSIFSLGEDENNLT, from the exons ATGGGAGAGTGGTGGACAAGTGGGCCAACGGAGACATCTATGG GAAACTATGACATCTCAAGCATATCACATGTGACAATGTCACCCTCAAGACAGAACAACCTTGTGTCAATGTATCCCTCTCTGGCCCTGTCCAAAAGCTCCTACAATGTGATTAGTGCCTTTTGCACTGAGGATAATACCCCTCAATGCATTTTATACATCAACCAG GAGCTCTCCTCACTGGGCCTCTCTGCAACATGTATCGAGGCCAGCTCACTGGGGGGAGCCGTCTTGAACACAGTGCCAGCTTTAAACGCCATGTATGAGCTGCTGCAGATTCACAGACGAAATATGGGCACtttagaggagctggagagggaaCAGCTGAAGAAATCCAGCACCTTGGAGCACATGCAGATGAACAATTCCAGACTGAAG GATCAACTGGAAATGTCCATAAGGGAGAAGTCGGGTCTACATGAGACGGAGAGGCAGCTCCAACTCAAAATCAAGACTTTGCAGAGCTGCTTGAAAACTGACAAAGATGAG GTTCAGAAACTCCAAAGTATCATTGCCAGCCGTGCGTCTCAATACAATCATGATGccaagaggaaagagagagaagctgctaaGCTAAAGGAACGGCTTGGTCAACTACTGGTCGACAGAAAGGATAAAAAACTAG CCATTGATGTACTGAATTGCTTGGGACGGTCGGATGGAAAAAGGAGCCACTGGAAAACCGCAAAAGTGACCACCAG CCATGAGGGTGAGATGTACAAGTCCTTGCTTAGCGACTATGAGGCGAGTCAGAAGTCCTTGATGCTAGAGAATGCTGAGCTTAAGAAAGTACTCCAGCAGATGAAGAAGGAGATGATGCACATCCTGAGTCCACGCCAGTCACGAGGAGCCACTGCTGAGGACAGCCATGAGCAG GCTGATTCAGATGGGGAGGAGAAGATGGGAGACTGCAGCAGGGAAACTTTGGACCAATCCTGTGAGCATGCGAAGGAGCAGCTCACCAACAGCATCCGCCAGCAGTGGCGGAAACTGAGGAGCCACATGGAGAAGTTGGACAGCCAAG CAACTCAAGTTCAAAACCAACTGGAGTCCAATAAAGAGGTGATACCAAGGGAGACGCACGAGTATGAGATGGAGAAGATGAGATGTGAAGTCCAGCAATGCAAAGAGTTCATTCATGCACAGCAACAACTCCTCCAT CAACAGCTGAACTCCTCATTTGACGATGAGACCGCAGCTCTCCTCAATGACTGCTACAcgctggaggagaaggagcgtcTCAAAGAGGAGTGGAGGCTCTTTGAGGAACAGAAGAGAAACtttgagagggagaggaagaactTCACAGACGCTGCTATTCGATTGGGGCGAGAG AAAAAGGCCTTCGAGGAGGACCGTGCCTCTTGGCTGAAGAATCAATTTTTGAACATGACTCCCTTTATCGACCGTAGGAGATGTTCCTCGTCTGATGGTCAAAGTGCCTTATCAATCA GAAGTGAGCCAGAGATGAGGATCTCTTCCACGAAAGCTGAACTGGCCAAATCATCAACATATGCTACATTCTCTACTCCTAAACCTACACACAGTGCTGCTGTGCCATCCACAACCGAGCTTTACCGGACACTCCGTCTCATACCAGACGGCAG TAGCTCCAGACATTCAAATGGAGGCCGCAGGCAGGAGTGCAGCTCCATCGAAGACGGAGATACTCGCGCAAAGTCAAAACACAGAGTTCGCTGTGGAGACCTGAGTATCTTCTCTCTGGGTGAAGATGAGAACAACCTCACTTAA
- the LOC128455284 gene encoding guanine nucleotide-binding protein G(I)/G(S)/G(O) subunit gamma-5 — MSSSSNLVAMKKVVQQLRFEASINRVKVSQAAADLQQFCLQNALQDPLLTGVSSSTNPFRPQKVCSFL, encoded by the exons ATGTCGAGTTCCTCAAACCTGGTCGCCATGAAGAAAGTCGTGCAGCAGCTCCGCTTCGAGGCGAGCATCAATAGAGTGAAG GTCTCCCAGGCAGCTGCAGACCTTCAACAGTTTTGCCTTCAGAACGCCTTGCAGGACCCTCTGCTCACTGGCGTGTCCTCCAGCACTAACCCTTTCAGGCCGCAGAAGGTCTGCTCCTTCTTGTGA
- the fuz gene encoding protein fuzzy homolog has translation MMLQDGSTHLLCLTASSGVPLFTRGAPRQLPFPVIGSLNGVHMFGGGQGVVLSSCETEGGGKVVWRVFRDSVMLIAVSGGGSSSKEEEARLQRLLEDVWSCMVLVLGQDELTNMRNVERLKRDLRSCFSLIDQLLEERQQGILGNLTHCADSLLPPNPALLQQAVDGFAQAADSEFGCLLVHGRIAAATEKWWRLAPQEVVLLSAVIRSLSASGSASCDYPVFLPHGSPTVAHRLLRFQLLPGVDVCVLCGPTPSLHRAESELVGLFWSPLVEALRDCLAVGKRCMPTSVSLRPDVLALLLINRDTRRSVSCVRTHPLPSDPPLPSEARCWELLKLLYIFSSTRYFSQEEASCDSPEERSQRGNTEDFVLGFSHQPLQCYSVTDECKSYGLQTAQHQLFLLMPLSVPTFALRSVATQTLSDIVAATGF, from the coding sequence ATGATGCTCCAGGACGGATCCACGCACCTCCTCTGCCTCACAGCCAGCAGCGGGGTCCCCCTCTTCACGCGGGGAGCCCCCAGACAGCTGCCCTTCCCCGTCATCGGCTCCCTGAACGGCGTCCACATGTTCGGGGGCGGCCAGGGGGTCGTGTTGTCCTCCTGCGAGACCGAGGGCGGGGGGAAGGTGGTGTGGAGGGTGTTCCGGGACAGCGTGATGCTCATCGCGGTGAgtggcggcggcagcagcagcaaagaggaggaggctcgTCTGCAACGCCTCCTGGAGGATGTGTGGAGCTGcatggtgctggtgctgggccAGGACGAGCTGACCAACATGAGGAACGTGGAGAGGCTGAAGAGGGACCTGCGCTCCTGCTTCAGCCTCATCgaccagctgctggaggagagacaACAGGGCATCCTGGGTAACCTGACACACTGCGCGGACTCACTCCTGCCTCCCAACCCTGCTCTTCTTCAACAGGCAGTGGACGGCTTCGCTCAGGCCGCAGACAGTGAGTTTGGATGCCTCCTCGTCCACGGGCGGATAGCTGCAGCCACGGAGAAGTGGTGGCGCCTGGCTCCACAGGAAGTCGTGCTGCTCTCCGCTGTGATCCGGTCCCTCTCGGCCTCTGGATCCGCTTCCTGTGATTACCCGGTGTTCCTTCCCCACGGCAGCCCCACCGTGGCTCACCGCCTGCTCCGCTTCCAGCTGCTTCCAGGGGTAGACGTTTGTGTGCTGTGTGGTCCCACTCCTTCCTTGCACAGAGCCGAGAGTGAGCTGGTGGGTCTTTTCTGGTCGCCACTGGTGGAGGCCCTGAGAGACTGCCTGGCTGTAGGAAAGCGCTGCATGCCAACATCTGTGTCCCTGCGCCCTGATGTGCTGGCACTTCTCCTCATCAACCGTGACACACGGCGGTCTGTCTCCTGTGTGCGGACTCATCCTCTGCCCAGTGACCCTCCTTTACCCTCAGAGGCCCGCTGCTGGGAGCTGCTGAAGCTGCTCTACATCTTCAGCAGCACACGCTACTTCAGCCAGGAGGAGGCCTCGTGTGACTCCCCAGAGGAGAGGTCTCAGAGAGGGAACACTGAAGACTTTGTCCTTGGATTCTCACACCAGCCACTACAATGCTACTCGGTCACAGACGAATGTAAAAGCTACGGACTTCAGACAGCACAGCACCAGCTCTTTCTGCTTATGCCACTGTCAGTCCCCACCTTTGCACTGCGCTCCGTGGCCACACAGACTCTCTCTGACATAGTTGCAGCCACTGGGTTTTAA